The genomic interval TTGCAGCCACGGCAGGCAGGTGCCATCGCTGAGCGAGCTCAGGTGTGCGAGGCTTTGCCTGATGGGTGTCGGGCAGTTGACGCCATGGGGGTCGAATCCCGGCGGGTGTTCGGCAGCGGGCCAGATTCCGCCGGCATCCATTTGGGCGTAATCCGGCATTTTTTGTTGCCACATGGCCAGCTCGGTCCCCCACATCCTGAACTGTTGCATGACGCGCTCGACTTCGCGCGCACCCCCCAGCCCGCCCGCGCCGACTGCCAATGCGGCCATCAGGCAGGCAGCTGATGGTGAGCCGCCCACGCCGGCCGCCATGGCGGCATGCACGGACGCGTCGCGCGGCCCGGGGTTGGCCAGGACGAGCGCCAGATCTTCCAGCAGGCGTGCCTGCCCAGGCGATGGTGCTTCGCCCCTGAAAAGCAGGAAAAGGTATTCAATCCAGCTGGCCTGTCCCAGCATGTCGCCATACACGTCATATCCGTGGCAGCGGCAACGAGCGGCGGCGAAGGGGTTATCGGGCTCGGCGTCTTCATGCCAGATTGTGGTGTGGATGCGTTCTTGCGGGTTTTTTTGAGTCATTTCCGGACCTTGTTCACATAACGAGGCTGACGCCGCCGTCAACGACCAGTTCATGTCCAACAATATATGAAGCATCTGCAGAGGCCAGGAACAGCACGGCTTGTGCAATTTCATCCGGTGCGGCGAAGCGTTTCAAGGGGGACTTTTGCGTGAACTGTTCTCGTGCTGCATCCACGATTTCCTGCGGCACGCCCCAGCGGCCAAATCCCGGCGTATCGGTAGGACCCGGGCTGACGGCATTGACGCGGATTCCTTGCGCAATCAGTTCCTGGCTCAAGGTTTGCACCAGGGAGCGCAGGGCTGCCTTACAAGCGGCATAGACACTGAAATTGGGCGCACCTTTCTGATTCGAAATAGATGTTGTGACAATGATCGAAGAACCTTCCCGCATGAGAGGCAAGGCTTTCTGAATGGTAAAGAAAACGCCTTTGAAATTGATGCCTGTGGTTTCGTCGAACTGTGCTTCGGAGACGAGGTTGAATGGCGCCGGTTGGGCGATGGCGGCATTGGCGACCAGGATGTCCAGGTGCCCGAAACGGCTCTTGATTTGAGCCATCGCTTCTTCGATATCCTCCAGTTTTCCGGCATCGCTACGCAGGGATAGCGCCTCTTCTCCAAGCGCCTGCCGCGCCTGTTCGAGGCTGGTCGGGTCGCGTCCGGTTATGGCAACGCGCGCCCCTTCATTTTTGAATAGCTTGGCTGTTGCCAGTCCGATGCCACTGTTTCCTCCGGTAATGAGGGCGGTTTTTCCGGCTAGTTTCATGGTCCTTCTCCATTCGCAGTTTTACTTTGTTGTTCCCAGCGCCTGCATGCGCAGGTTCATGGGCGGAATTTCCTCGCCGTCGATGCGGACGTCGAGCAGCGTTGGCCCCTTGCGGCGCAGAATGGCCTTCATGTCCAGGCAATCCAGGTCTTCGGCGCAGTGGATGACGTATGCCGGGATGCCCATCGCTTCCGCCATGCGCCGGTAGTCCACCTCAGGCAGTTCGTAACCGATACGCTCGGCTCCCGCCAGGCGCTGGCCGTGCTTGACCATGCCCAGTGCGCTGTCATTCAGGATGACAAACAGCACCGTTGCCCCCTGAGCTTGCGCAACGGTAATTTCCTGGCCGTTCATCAAAAAGCTGCCGTCACCGGTGATGCAGACGACCGGGCAGCGCGGGTTGGCCATGGCCGTGCCTACAGCGGCGCCTATAGCCCAGCCCATGGGCGCAAAATCCATGGTGACGCGCAGCCAGCCGCTACGATGGGTGCGCCTTTCCTTGCGCGGAGCGTGATCCGGCTGCATGGCATCCACGCGCATGCGGCGCTCTTTCAGCATGCGGCGATCGTGTAGTTCGAGGCAATGTATGGCCCATGCCGCGCTGTTCCCCGCATCGGCCAGAAAGCGCGTGGCAGGCGGGCAGCGACGACCCAGTTCGAACATCAGGCGCTGAGGTTTGATCGGCTTGTCCTTTGCATCCGTCTCCAGTGCCTCCAGGTAAGGAACCGTCCCAGCTTCCGATATGAGTTCCGCTTTGCGCAACGCCTCGGGAGCCTGACGCATGCGCGTCAGCAAGCGTTCGAAAATGCTCAGGATGCGCCCATGCATATGCAGCCTTGCCATGGGGGAGCGCAGCAGGTGCTCCTGCGAGGAATCGATGTGAACCATGCGCTCATTGAGCACAGAATCACACCAGCCGCTGCTGGTCCATTCGCCCAGCGTGGTGCCGACGGCCAGGATGAGGTCGATGTCATCCTTGTCCAGCGCATGACGAGCGGCATAATGTCCGGCAAAGCCGAATACCCCGCGATAAAGACGATGTTCGGGATTGATCAGGCCCTTGCCGTCGGGTGTCGTGATGAGAATGGCGCCGATTGCTTCCGCCAGGGTGACGATAGCGCCGATTGCTTCGTCGCATCCATTTCCGATCAGAATCGCCACGCGGCGGGATTGCCTGAGATCCTCGCACAGCCGATCGATGGATGCTTCGTCTATGGCGTTTGCGCCCGCTGCCTGCGTCAGACGTGCCTGCAGGTCGTAGGAAGGTATGGCGCTGCTGACCGGCGCGCGCAGGATGTCGACGGGGATGGACAAATGTGCCGGGCCGAAAGGTTCCTGGCCGACTCGCATGATGGCATTGACCAGCTTGGATTCCAGCTGGTCTACATGGGAGACCATGGAGTTGAAGCGGGTGCAGTGCTCGAACATGCCGACCAGGTTGACGCCCGTGCAGGAAGAATCCTGCAGGGCACGTTTGCCATGCGAAGGGAGAGGGGGCTGGCCGGTAATCACCAGCATCGGGATACTGTTGTCGTAAGCACAGGCGACGCCTGTGATGAGGTTTGTGGCGCCAGGCCCGGATGTTGCGCAGCAGAAGCCGATCTTGCCGCTTTCCCTGGCGTAGCCGTCAGCCATGAAGGCGGCGCCCGCTTCATGACGCGCCACAACGGAACGGATGCCGCCGCGTCGTTCGCTGCGCGCCAGGGCGTTGTAAAGCGGCTCGATCGCGCCTCCAGGAACGCCGAATGCAAATTCCACACCGATCTGATCGAGATAAGCCACCAGCAGATCGGAGGCCTGAGGCTGGACCGCTGGTGATTCCGTTGCGTGCCTGACGGCTTCGCCCGGTTTCTTGCTCTTTGAAAAAGACAGATTCAATAGCATGAAGCTTGCCCCTACTCCCTAAGGAACCTCTGATTAAGTCAAACGCGGTCGCGACGTGGTTTTGCGGGCGCCATGCGGCGTCGCGAGGCGCTGGTGCAGAATGACTGCACGGCGCGCCTCACTTCTTGCCTGGCACCCGCAAAACCACGTCCCTCCGGGTTACATCGAAAACGGGCTTGCGCCGCGTTGCACTCCTCGGCGTCGTAGACTCGGCTACGACCTTCGTCGCGCGCCTTCTCGCCAGTGCGAGCGGCTTTGCCGCCGCTCTCGGCGGGGACGCCCCTTGCGGGTGTGCTCAAGCCCGTTTTCGATGTAACGCGATCCGCGTTTTAATCAGAGGTTCCCTAAAGGTTTTATGGACGATTTGCTCGACTCATTGATCAGCTGATCGGCATGGTAGATTATTTGTTTTGCGGTTGCACATATAACGAAACATATTCATTTAAAACTTGAATAAAAGGTGACAAATGACTGTTTCATGCAAGACAAATGGGACCAATGTCAGAGAAAGTCTGCTTCGCTCTTGCAATGCAGGTTCCAACATCCGGTTTTATCAGAGACTTAATCTAAGTTACCATTGCAGCGATCCCAAAATTTCAGCTTCCAAGCCAAACCATGACTTCTGACCTGACCAGCACGCCCAACCCCCTCTTGTCCGAACTGCCGCCCCTGGGAGTCGACGCGGATAGTCTGGCACTGAATTTCCGCCAGTATTTCGGCCATACCCTGGGGCGGGACCGGCACGGCACGCCGCCCCACTGCTTTTACACGGCCCTGGCATTGACCCTGCGCGACCGCCTGGTCGAGCGCTGGAAGGCGACCGACGCCGCGTATGCCGCGAGTAACTGCAAACGTACGTACTACCTGTCCATGGAATTCCTCATGGGGCGGGCGCTATCCAATTCCATGCTCAACCTCGGTGTCGTGGACAGCACCGGCGAGGCGCTGAACAGGCTCGGCCTGATTCTCGAGGAGGTGGCGGAGGAGGAACACGATGCGGGTCTGGGCAACGGCGGCCTGGGGCGGCTCGCGGCCTGTTTTCTCGACAGTTGCGCCACGCTGCAACTGCCGGTCACGGGCTACGGCATCCGTTACGAATACGGCATGTTCCGCCAGCACCTCGAAGGCGGCTACCAGATGGAGGAGCCTGACCACTGGTTGCGCAACGGCAACCCGTGGGAGCTGGAGCGGCCGGAGTTTACCCGGCGCATCCAGTTCGGCGGGCGCTGCGATTATTACCGCGACAGCGAAGACAATCTGCATGTGCGCTGGGTGGACACCCACGACGTGCTGGCCGTGCCCTACGACATCCCGGTGCCGGGCTACCAGAACGGCACCGTGAACACCTTGCGGTTGTGGAAGGCGGCCGCGACGGACGAGTTCGACCTGAGCGAATTCAACGCCGGCAGCTACCCCGAGGCGGTGGCGGCCAAGAATGCCGCGGAGCATATCTCCATGGTGCTCTACCCCAACGACGCGAGCGAAAACGGCAAGGAGTTGCGCCTGCGTCAGCAATATTTCCTCGCCTCCGCCAGCCTGCAGGACGTATTGCTGCAATGGACGCGCGATCGTGACGACGATTTTGGCGAG from Sulfurimicrobium lacus carries:
- a CDS encoding citryl-CoA lyase, whose amino-acid sequence is MTQKNPQERIHTTIWHEDAEPDNPFAAARCRCHGYDVYGDMLGQASWIEYLFLLFRGEAPSPGQARLLEDLALVLANPGPRDASVHAAMAAGVGGSPSAACLMAALAVGAGGLGGAREVERVMQQFRMWGTELAMWQQKMPDYAQMDAGGIWPAAEHPPGFDPHGVNCPTPIRQSLAHLSSLSDGTCLPWLQHHRQALETFAGMPLGIAAVAAAALIDLGFGAAQGEMLYLLLRLPGAAAHALEQRDSGYKKFPFFRIELGNDPGPTTLRNHDIE
- a CDS encoding SDR family oxidoreductase, yielding MKLAGKTALITGGNSGIGLATAKLFKNEGARVAITGRDPTSLEQARQALGEEALSLRSDAGKLEDIEEAMAQIKSRFGHLDILVANAAIAQPAPFNLVSEAQFDETTGINFKGVFFTIQKALPLMREGSSIIVTTSISNQKGAPNFSVYAACKAALRSLVQTLSQELIAQGIRVNAVSPGPTDTPGFGRWGVPQEIVDAAREQFTQKSPLKRFAAPDEIAQAVLFLASADASYIVGHELVVDGGVSLVM
- a CDS encoding thiamine pyrophosphate-binding protein gives rise to the protein MLLNLSFSKSKKPGEAVRHATESPAVQPQASDLLVAYLDQIGVEFAFGVPGGAIEPLYNALARSERRGGIRSVVARHEAGAAFMADGYARESGKIGFCCATSGPGATNLITGVACAYDNSIPMLVITGQPPLPSHGKRALQDSSCTGVNLVGMFEHCTRFNSMVSHVDQLESKLVNAIMRVGQEPFGPAHLSIPVDILRAPVSSAIPSYDLQARLTQAAGANAIDEASIDRLCEDLRQSRRVAILIGNGCDEAIGAIVTLAEAIGAILITTPDGKGLINPEHRLYRGVFGFAGHYAARHALDKDDIDLILAVGTTLGEWTSSGWCDSVLNERMVHIDSSQEHLLRSPMARLHMHGRILSIFERLLTRMRQAPEALRKAELISEAGTVPYLEALETDAKDKPIKPQRLMFELGRRCPPATRFLADAGNSAAWAIHCLELHDRRMLKERRMRVDAMQPDHAPRKERRTHRSGWLRVTMDFAPMGWAIGAAVGTAMANPRCPVVCITGDGSFLMNGQEITVAQAQGATVLFVILNDSALGMVKHGQRLAGAERIGYELPEVDYRRMAEAMGIPAYVIHCAEDLDCLDMKAILRRKGPTLLDVRIDGEEIPPMNLRMQALGTTK